The following are encoded together in the Girardinichthys multiradiatus isolate DD_20200921_A chromosome X, DD_fGirMul_XY1, whole genome shotgun sequence genome:
- the LOC124862429 gene encoding uncharacterized protein LOC124862429 has product MSAARKELHEALCHYITDTLTYMQLVRGFCEMFSKWKLWRKKEFDMMTDIKERADKIDLNFSHVTQSDNKRRAFGEYLKNKFTGMTADRKLAELDSELAEVLKDTLDGLEKLDCFLDAVEKLAVTSLHVFTVSQVLHLPEDINSDHVQAVITAARLICPLLLVFKRDASSFFLPKLQNVDVLAYQLDRYIQTTKKICEKMEKSCLSDLSSEMINEAVLNLDVDLSENDVQRMVDHINQLDQIRMDPNFRMVFLFQEDSYHDFIKEFSESQPRMSDFLNELEVNAVQLDSMNKGAKISSVVGSSVGAVGGVLSIVGFALMPVTAGASLVLTMTGIGMGVTSGVNSIVTTATEVGVNRTHQRKASEVLQSFMEDVMKLQACLEEVTQKTISKTETSETNVALGVTKVICKFGAVGKSIDSIVDLASAAKLLKAEEVVSNVGKVAAQEGNALRNIPRLASDIPDVGQAAVKGSVAASKSVRAGMIAVNALFLGMDIFFICKDSISLAKGSESEVSQFIRARAVLWSSEMDSWKKIHDALNDGLLTSGKNEAVLETPFYPDVEMGEKVQFDEVDEKQTV; this is encoded by the exons ATGTCTGCGGCAAG GAAGGAACTACACGAGGCTTTGTGCCACTACATCACAGATACACTCACCTACATGCAGCTGGTGAGGGggttctgtgagatgttctcTAAATGGAAGCTGTGGAGGAAAAAAGAATTTGACATGATGACAGACATCAAAGAAAGGGCTGACAAAATTGATCTAAATTTCAGCCATGTCACTCAGTCAGACAACAAAAGGAGGGCGTTTGGCGAATATTTGAAGAACAAGTTCACTGGAATGACAGCAGACCGCAAGTTAGCAGAGCTGGACAGTGAGCTGGCTGAAGTGTTGAAGGACACGCTAGATGGTCTGGAGAAGCTGGACTGCTTCCTGGATGCAGTGGAGAAGCTGGCAGTCACCTCGTTGCACGTGTTCACAGTAAGCCAGGTGTTACACCTGCCAGAagacatcaactctgaccatgtTCAGGCTGTCATCACTGCTGCACGTCTCATCTGCCCTCTCCTCCTGGTGTTTAAAAGAGACGCAAGCTCCTTCTTCCTGCCTAAACTTCAGAATGTGGATGTGCTGGCATATCAACTGGACAGATACATTCAGACCACCAAAAAAATCTGCGAGAAGATGGAGAAAAG CTGCCTCAGTGACCTTTCCTCAGAGATGATCAATGAAGCTGTGCTGAACCTTGACGTGGATTTATCTGAAAATGATGTTCAGAGGATGGTTGATCACATAAATCAGCTCGATCAAATCAG GATGGATCCAAACTTTCGAATGGTGTTCCTGTTTCAGGAGGATTCGTATCATGACTTCATAAAGGAATTTAGCGAGAGTCAGCCGAGGATGTCGGACTTCCTAAACGAGCTGGAGGTGAATGCTGTTCAGCTAGACAGCATGAACAAAGGAGCAAAGATCTCCAGTGTGGTGGGCAGCTCAGTGGGAGCAGTCGGAGGTGTGCTCTCCATTGTTGGGTTTGCGTTAATGCCAGTCACAGCAGGAGCCTCTCTAGTCCTGACCATGACTGGAATCGGGATGGGCGTGACCAGCGGAGTCAATAGCATTGTCACCACCGCCACAGAGGTGGGAGTTAATCGTACACACCAAAGGAAAGCCAGCGAAGTCCTCCAAAGCTTCATGGAGGACGTGATGAAGCTGCAAGCTTGCCTGGAAGAGGTGACGCAAAAAACAATCTCCAAAACCGAGACAAGTGAGACTAATGTGGCTCTGGGAGTCACCAAAGTTATTTGTAAATTTGGGGCAGTTGGGAAAAGCATTGATTCAATTGTTGATCTAGCTTCTGCTGCCAAACTATTAAAAGCTGAAGAGGTTGTTTCAAATGTTGGTAAAGTGGCGGCTCAGGAAGGAAATGCGCTGCGTAACATTCCCAGGTTAGCCTCAGACATCCCAGATGTTGGTCAGGCAGCCGTTAAAGGATCTGTTGCTGCGTCCAAATCAGTCAGAGCCGGAATGATCGCAGTCAACGCTCTTTTTCTCGGCATGGATATCTTCTTCATCTGCAAGGACAGCATCAGTCTGGCCAAAGGCAGCGAGTCAGAGGTGTCGCAGTTCATCAGAGCCAgagctgttctgtggagctcagAAATGGATTCATGGAAGAAGATCCACGACGCTCTGAATGATGGCCTGCTGACATCTGGGAAAAACGAAGCTGTGCTCGAAACACCTTTTTATCCCGATGTTGAGATGGGAGAAAAAGTTCAGTTTGATGAGGTGGATGAAAAACAGACTGTGTGA